From the genome of Oscillatoria sp. FACHB-1407, one region includes:
- the truA gene encoding tRNA pseudouridine(38-40) synthase TruA — protein MTTSDRITGNGSEKFQRVALVIQYLGTHFHGWQRQTKHRTVQEEIEKALQAVLKHPVTLHGAGRTDAGVHAAAQVAHFDAPEWIPAYRWTDILNHRLPSDIVIRASAVVRQDWHARFSALWRRYRYVIYTEARPNLFVCPFSWHYYHASLDASLMQEALNPLLGRHHLAAFHRANSGRPHSWVEIQAAECVRKGSFISIEVQASGFLYGMMRLLIGILVEVGRGWRSPAEFTELWTQQRRDQVRYAAPPQGLCLLRVGYADFPFPTEVWFDTQPQFVFQSVTEPQYCLT, from the coding sequence ATGACTACTTCTGATCGTATTACTGGAAACGGTTCAGAAAAGTTTCAAAGAGTTGCCCTGGTCATTCAATACCTGGGCACTCATTTTCATGGCTGGCAGCGGCAAACCAAACATCGTACTGTGCAAGAAGAAATTGAAAAAGCGTTGCAAGCGGTCCTTAAGCATCCTGTAACGTTACACGGAGCAGGTAGGACAGATGCAGGCGTACATGCAGCCGCACAGGTCGCTCATTTTGATGCTCCTGAATGGATTCCAGCTTATCGTTGGACTGATATTCTGAACCATCGCTTACCCAGCGATATTGTGATTCGAGCCTCGGCTGTTGTTCGTCAAGATTGGCATGCTCGATTCTCAGCATTGTGGCGACGATATCGCTACGTTATCTACACCGAAGCTCGCCCCAATCTATTTGTCTGTCCTTTTTCCTGGCACTATTACCATGCATCGCTTGACGCATCGCTCATGCAAGAAGCTTTAAATCCTTTATTAGGACGTCACCATCTAGCTGCTTTCCATCGCGCTAATTCAGGTCGTCCCCACTCATGGGTTGAGATTCAAGCAGCAGAGTGCGTACGTAAGGGCTCATTTATTAGTATTGAGGTTCAAGCGAGTGGTTTCCTGTACGGCATGATGCGGTTATTGATTGGCATTTTGGTTGAAGTAGGACGAGGGTGGCGATCGCCCGCTGAATTCACAGAACTTTGGACTCAACAGCGGCGGGATCAGGTCAGATATGCCGCTCCACCTCAAGGCTTATGTTTATTGCGAGTTGGATACGCTGACTTTCCGTTCCCTACTGAGGTCTGGTTTGATACTCAACCTCAATTTGTATTTCAGTCTGTAACAGAGCCCCAGTATTGCCTCACCTAA
- the rplQ gene encoding 50S ribosomal protein L17 yields MRHRCRVPQLGKPADQRRALLRALTTELIRHGRITTTKVRAKAVRSEVEKMISLAKDGSLTARRQALGYIYDKDLVHALFEQAKERYGDRQGGYTRILRTVSRRGDNSEMAIIELT; encoded by the coding sequence ATGCGTCATCGTTGTCGTGTTCCTCAACTTGGTAAGCCTGCCGATCAGCGCCGTGCTCTTTTACGAGCCCTGACTACAGAGCTAATTCGTCATGGTCGAATTACAACGACTAAGGTGCGTGCTAAGGCTGTGCGCTCCGAAGTCGAAAAGATGATTTCTTTGGCAAAAGATGGTTCCCTTACTGCCCGTCGGCAAGCATTGGGCTATATCTACGACAAAGATTTGGTTCATGCTCTTTTTGAACAAGCAAAGGAGCGATATGGTGATCGCCAAGGCGGTTATACCCGTATCCTTCGCACGGTGAGCCGCCGAGGAGATAACTCTGAGATGGCAATTATTGAGTTGACATGA
- a CDS encoding DNA-directed RNA polymerase subunit alpha, with the protein MAQFQVECVESDTSSAQGLYSRFVLEPLERGQGTTVGNALRRVLLSNLEGSAVTAVRIAGVTHEFMTIPGVREDVLDILLNMKEIVLKSYSSQPQIGRLRVEGPATVTSEYFELPSEVEIIDPDQYIATVAAGATFEMEFRIEKGVGYRAIERGRDETSALDFLQIDSVFMPVRKVNYTVEDARVGGSLERDRLIMEVWTNGSVTPQEALSQAANILVDLFNPLKDITFEQMKDVLDDDEDPANQIPIEELQLSVRAYNCLKRAQINSVADLLDYTQEDLLEIKNFGAKSAEEVIEALQNRLGITLPHEKSAKTS; encoded by the coding sequence ATGGCACAGTTTCAAGTTGAATGTGTGGAGTCTGACACAAGTAGTGCACAAGGCTTGTATAGCCGTTTTGTGCTGGAACCTCTTGAGCGAGGACAAGGAACAACAGTCGGTAATGCTCTACGACGAGTGCTGTTGTCCAATTTAGAGGGTTCAGCTGTAACAGCAGTACGCATTGCAGGCGTAACTCATGAGTTTATGACAATTCCTGGTGTTCGGGAAGATGTTTTAGACATCTTGCTGAATATGAAGGAGATTGTGCTCAAAAGTTACTCTTCGCAACCCCAAATAGGGCGTTTACGAGTTGAAGGTCCAGCAACAGTTACATCCGAGTACTTTGAGTTGCCATCCGAGGTCGAAATTATTGATCCCGATCAATATATTGCTACCGTAGCAGCAGGTGCGACCTTTGAAATGGAGTTTAGGATTGAAAAGGGGGTTGGCTACCGAGCCATTGAAAGGGGGCGGGACGAAACTTCTGCACTCGATTTCCTCCAAATCGACTCTGTGTTCATGCCTGTTCGTAAGGTGAACTACACCGTTGAAGATGCCAGAGTCGGGGGTTCCCTAGAGCGGGATCGCCTGATTATGGAAGTCTGGACTAATGGTAGTGTTACTCCACAGGAAGCACTGAGCCAAGCAGCTAACATTTTGGTTGATTTGTTTAATCCTCTTAAAGACATCACATTTGAACAGATGAAGGATGTTCTTGATGATGATGAAGACCCAGCCAACCAAATCCCTATTGAGGAGCTGCAACTCTCTGTCCGAGCCTATAACTGTTTGAAGCGAGCACAAATTAATTCTGTCGCAGACTTGCTAGATTACACACAAGAAGATCTACTAGAGATCAAAAACTTTGGTGCAAAGTCTGCTGAAGAGGTAATTGAAGCATTGCAAAACCGATTGGGGATTACCCTTCCTCATGAGAAATCTGCCAAAACCAGTTAA
- the rpsK gene encoding 30S ribosomal protein S11, with amino-acid sequence MARQPTKKTGAKKQKRHVPSGVAHIQSTFNNTIVTITDTNGEAISWASSGSSGFKGAKKGTPFAAQTAAENAARRAIDQGMRQIEVMVSGPGSGRETAIRALQGAGLEITLIRDVTPIPHNGCRPPKRRRV; translated from the coding sequence ATGGCACGACAACCGACCAAAAAAACTGGAGCTAAAAAGCAAAAGCGTCACGTACCAAGTGGTGTAGCCCACATTCAGTCTACTTTCAATAATACGATTGTCACAATCACAGATACAAACGGTGAAGCTATTTCATGGGCGTCTTCCGGCTCAAGTGGCTTTAAGGGCGCAAAGAAAGGTACACCATTTGCTGCTCAAACAGCTGCTGAAAACGCTGCCCGTCGAGCGATCGATCAGGGAATGAGACAAATTGAGGTAATGGTTAGTGGACCTGGTTCTGGTCGCGAGACGGCAATTCGTGCTCTTCAAGGTGCTGGCTTAGAGATTACATTAATTCGGGATGTAACCCCCATTCCACATAATGGCTGCCGTCCTCCTAAACGTCGTCGAGTTTAA
- the rpsM gene encoding 30S ribosomal protein S13: MARIAGVDLPRDKRVEIGLTYIYGIGLTRSKEILVATGVNPDTRVKDLSDPDVAALREIIENDYQVEGDLRRLEAINIKRLMDIGTYRGRRHRAGLPVRGQRTRTNARTRRGGRRTVAGKKKAPSKK, from the coding sequence GTGGCACGGATTGCTGGAGTAGACCTCCCACGTGATAAGCGCGTCGAAATAGGTCTTACTTATATCTATGGGATTGGACTAACCCGTTCGAAAGAAATTCTAGTTGCAACTGGAGTTAACCCGGACACCCGTGTTAAGGATCTGAGCGATCCCGATGTCGCTGCTCTTCGCGAGATTATCGAGAACGACTACCAGGTTGAGGGTGACTTGCGCCGATTGGAAGCAATTAACATCAAGCGATTGATGGATATTGGTACGTATCGTGGACGACGTCATCGTGCAGGGCTACCAGTCAGAGGTCAGCGAACTAGAACCAATGCACGCACTCGTCGGGGTGGACGTCGTACAGTCGCTGGCAAGAAGAAGGCACCGAGCAAGAAGTAG
- the rpmJ gene encoding 50S ribosomal protein L36, translating into MKVRASVRKICEKCRVIRRRGRVMVICANPKHKQRQG; encoded by the coding sequence ATGAAGGTTCGAGCATCCGTCCGTAAGATTTGTGAAAAGTGCCGTGTCATCCGTCGTCGTGGTCGTGTCATGGTGATTTGTGCCAACCCGAAGCACAAACAACGTCAAGGCTAA